DNA from Hwangdonia lutea:
ATCGAAACGCATTTGATGCCCGAAAACACTTTTTGTTCCGGTGCCTGTTCTATCTCCTTTTTCGTTGCCGTTTTCTAAAACGTGTTTTACTAAATCGTGGTATTGCTTCATCCCGTTTTCCGTCTTCCCAAAAGAAAGAAACTTTGTTTAATTAATCAATTATTATTTTCGGAATAAAAATATAAATAAGAGCTTGATTTTAATGATTTGATATCTGTATAATATCAAAAGTTATTAACTTTATTTTTCATCAATTAGAAATGTGCCCAGATAATGGGGATTACCCAATAATCATTCCTGCGATAGTTGCCGAAATTAAAGAAGCAATGGTGCCTCCAATTAATGCTTTCATGCCAAATTTAGATAGGGTTTTACGTTGCCCGGGAGCCAACGAGCCTATGCCGCCAATTTGAATGCCGATAGATGCAAAATTTGCAAATCCACAAAGCATGTAAGTCGCCATAATTATAGATTTTTGATAACTCAAATGCGTGGCATTAGCAACGTTTTTTAAACCCGAAAGTTGTATGTAACCAATAAATTCGCTAGCTGCTAGTTTTATGCCAAGGAGTTGCCCCATTAAAGCCATGTCTTCTTTGGCAACACCAATAAGCCACATTAAAGGCGCAAAAACATAACCCAAAATAAGTTCGAGCGATAAACTTTGGTACGACGTATTGCTGGCAATCCAACCGTTTAATGTGGTAACATCGCCCACCCAACCTAAAATACCGTTAAACATGGCAATAAAAGCAACAAATACCAAAAGCATGGCACCAACGTTTACGGCTAGTTTTAAGCCTTCGGTTGTGCCGTTTGCGATGGCATCTAAAAAGTTGGAACCTATTTTTTCTTGAGAAACCTTTACATCTGTATTGACGTTTTCGGTTTGGGGATATAATATTTTAGAAATTACAATAGCGCCCGGTGCTGCCATAACCGATGCGGCCAATAAGTGCTTTGCATAAAATAAACGCTTTACAGGATCGTCGCCACCAAGAAACCCGATGTAAGCGGCCAAAACAGCACCAGCCACGGTTGCCATACCGCCAATCATGACCAACAGCATTTCGGACTTATTCATTTTTTCTAAATACGCCTTAATTAAAAGAGGCGCTTCAGTTTGTCCTAAAAAAATGTTACCCGCCACACTTAAGCTTTCTGCTCCAGAAATTTTTAATAGTTTAGAAAGCAACCAACCAAAAGCCTTTACTACTTTTTGAATGATGCCTAAATAAAATAAAACCGATGTTAAAGCTGAAAAGAATATAATAGTTGGTAGCACTTGAAAAGCGAAAATAAACCCGAAAGTATCCATGTCTACAACCAAGCCCTCAAATAAAAATTTACTGCCAGCCCTTGTAAATTCTAAAACTTCAACAAATAAGCCACCAATAAATTCAAATATACTTTTGATGAATTTAACTTTTAAAACACCTATGGCAATTAATAACTGAAATGCTAAACCAATACCAACAATTTTCCAATCGATGGCTTTCCTATTGCTACTAAAAAGAAAGGCTATAAAAATTAAAGTTACCATTCCCAATGCACCACGCCACAAGCTGTTTATTGAAAAACCTTGGCTTTCAATAATGGTGCTTTTTGTTTCATTTACAGCGGTTGTTTCGGAAGTATCTGCAATTTTATTTTCTGAAAAATTGATGTTAGTTGAGTCTATTAATATAGTTTCGGTTTGCGAAACATTTTCAATAGTATCGGCTAACTTTGTTTTGTCTGTTTCTTGCGCTATTAATGATGAAGTTGATAAGACAATAATAGCAACTAGGGACAAAAAAAAAGATTTCATAGATATGTGATAAATTAACGTTTGGAAATTTCGTCGCGAATATGTGCAGCGGCCTCATAATCTTCGTTTGAAACGGCTTCGTCTAGTAATTTATGAAGTTCTTCAAGGGTTTTTCCTTTGTAGTTTTCGCGGGGTGCGTTAGGTTCTAATTCATTTGCCAATAAATCATCAACCAATATACTGTCTTGAAGTTCGTCTTCCTCTTCTTTTTTAGGATTCACTTTTAAGTAAATACCGGCTTTGTCGAGAATGTTTTTATAGGTAAAAATAGGAGCGTCAAAACGAAGTGCTAAAGCAATGGCATCACTGGTTCTGGCATCAATTATTTCTTCGATTTTATCGCGTTCGCAGATTAAACTGGAATAGAAAACACCATCGACTAATTTATGGATAATCACCTGCTTAACAACCACATCGAACCTATCGGCGAAATTTTTAAACAAATCATGAGTTAAGGGACGGGGCGGGCGAATTTCTTTTTCTAACGCTATGGCAATGGATTGTGCTTCGAAAGCACCAATTACAATAGGAAGTTTGCGTTCGCCATCAACTTCATTTAATATAAGGGCATAGGCGCCATTTTGGGTTTGACTATAGGAAATGCCTTTTATGTTTAATCTTACTAAACTCATAAATTTACTCGATAATCCAGACTTAAATATTTAAAGGTGTGCCTCTTAATAAAAACATGTTTCTTAAAAAAAATACCAAGTGTGCAATTACCAAGGTAGTTTATTAAGCACAAAGAACTGTTTAAATTAGGAATTAACCAACTGCCAAAGCAGAATTATGATATAATGCTAATTTAATCAGTTCTGCGGAACAATACAATTTATAAAAAATAATTTATTGTTGCGCTTTAAAAGCCTTTAATTTTTCGATGAGTTGCGGAACCACTTCAAAAGCATCGCCTACAACACCGTAATCTGCTGCTTTAAAGAATGGCGCTTCAGCATCGGTATTGATAACCACTTTTACTTTTGAGGCGTTAATACCCGCTAAATGCTGAATAGCTCCAGAGATACCAATTGCAATGTAAAGGTTGGCGGCCACAGGTTTTCCCGTTTGCCCAACGTGTTCGCTATGGGGTCTCCAGCCTAAATCCGATACCGGTTTAGAACAGGCGGTTGCGGCACCTAATACTTCGGCCAATTCTTCAATCATGCCCCAATTTTCAGGACCTTTTAATCCACGGCCGCCAGAAACCACAATTTCGGCATCGGCAATGGTTACTTTATCGGTGGCTTTATCTACCGATTGTACGGTAACACCGGATTCTGGAAGGGTTGGCGAAAAATCTTCCGCGGAAGCGTTACCACTAGATTCCACCAATCCGAAAGCGTTGTTTGAAACGGCCACTAGCTTAACATCGGTATCGATGGTAGTCATGCTAAAAGCTTTGTTTGTAAAGGCTGTACGTTTTACTGTAAACGGCGAGGTGCTTGATGGCACATCAACCACATTGGAAGCAAATCCTGCGTTTAAGCCAACGGCTAATAACGGTGCTAAATATTTGCTATCGGCACTAGAGCTTACAATAACAACCTTGGCATTTTCTTTTTCTGCGGCTTGTTTTAAAACATCGGCATAGGTTTTGGCATTAAAAGCATCGAGTTGTGAATTGCTCACATTTAAAACCTTGTCAACGCCATAATTTCCTAATGCTGATGCATCGTTGGCATTTATGGCCACGGCTGTTACCGTAGTGCCCAATTGGGTGGCTACCGCTTTGGCGTAAGAGGCAACCTCAAAGGCTGTTTTTTTAAATTTTCCTTGTTCTGATTCTGTATATACTAAAACTGACATAATATGTAATCTTTTGTTTGTCATTCCCGTGAAGACGGGAATCTTATATTAATATTTTCGTAAACTTTAAAGGATCCTGAAATAAATTTAGGATGATTTAAAAGGTTAAATCACCTTGGCTTCGTTGTGAAGCAAGTTTACTAATTCGTCTAAATTATCAGGCGATACTAAGGTTACAGCGCCTTTTGGAGTTGGTTTTTCAAATGCAACCGCCGAGGTTTCGGCATTAGCATCAACAGGTTCTACTACGGTTAATGGTTTTTTACGAGCCATCATAATACCGCGCATATTCGGAATGCGTAAATCGCTTTCTTCAACCAATCCTTTTTGCCCACCAATAACTAGCGGTAACGTTGTTGCAACGGTTTCTTTTCCACCGTCAATTTCACGAACTGCCGTAGCATTAGTGCCATCAACCTCAAGATTAATGCAGTTGTTTACAAAATTGGCGTTGGTTAAACCAGCTAACATGCCAGGAACCATACCGCCATTATAATCAATAGATTCACGACCGGCAATTACCAAATCGTAACCGCCATCTTGTACCACTTTCGCTAATTGTTTGGCTACCTGAAATCCGTCTAAAGCCGCAGTATTAACACGTATGGCGCTGTCTGCACCAATAGCTAAAGCTTTACGTAAAGTTGGTTCGGTTTCTGCGCCACCAACATTTACAACATCGACACTGGCCCCTTGTTTTTCTTTAAACCACATGGCACGGGTTAAACCAAACTCATCATTTGGATTGATAACAAATTGCACACCGTTGGTGTCGAATTTAGAGTTGTCATCCGTAAAATTAATTTTTGATGTAGTGTCCGGAACGTGACTTATACACACTAAAATTTTCATATTTTTGTAATTAAATTAAGACTAGTTACTTGCGAAGTCCAGAACTACAACGTTATAGTTTGCGCTATAATTTTAGAACTTCTAAATTTTGGCAACGAAGTTAATTATTTTATTTTGAATATTTACTATGCGTGCATAATAAATTTTAGATAATTCTTTTAAACAAAGTCATCTATTTATTGTTATTTTTGCAATTCGATTTAAAAACACATTTAATGAAGACAATTCAATTTAGAGAAGCCATTTGCGAAGCCATGAGCGAAGAAATGCGCAGAGACGAAAGCGTTTATTTAATGGGTGAGGAAGTTGCGGAGTATAACGGCGCTTACAAAGCTTCAAAAGGTATGTTAGACGAATTTGGAGCAAAACGTGTAATTGATACACCAATTGCAGAACTTGGGTTTGCCGGAATAGCCATTGGCTCTACCATGACTGGAAACCGACCTATTGTGGAGTACATGACGTTTAATTTCTCGTTAGTTGGAATTGATCAAATTATAAATAATGCGGCAAAAATTAGACAAATGTCGGGTGGACAATTTAAATGTCCTATTGTATTTCGTGGCCCTACGGCTTCTGCCGGTCAGTTGGGTGCTACGCACTCGCAAGCATTCGAGAATTGGTTCGCCAATACACCAGGTTTAAAAGTAATTGTACCATCAAATCCTTATGATGCCAAAGGCTTATTAAAAGCTGCCATTCGCGATGATGACCCTGTTATTTTTATGGAAAGCGAGCAAATGTACGGCGATAAGGGTGAAGTACCAGAAGGCGAATATGTTTTACCAATTGGCGTTGCCGATATAAAACGCGAAGGTACCGATGTTACTATTGTGTCTTTCGGTAAGATTATTAAAGAGGCTTACAAAGCCGCTGAAGAATTGGAAAAAGAAGGCATTTCTTGTGAAATTATCGATTTAAGAACCGTGCGTCCTATGGACAGAAAGGCGATTGTAGAGTCGGTTAAAAAAACCAATAGACTCGTCATTTTGGAAGAAGCATGGCCTTTTGGAAATGTAGCAACCGAAATTACATACTTGGTGCAATCGGAGGCTTTTGACTATTTAGATGCCCCAATTGTTAAAATTAATACCGCAGATACACCTGCGCCGTACTCACCGGTTTTACTGGAAGAATGGCTGCCAGATTACACTGAAGTAATTAAGGCCGTTAAAAAAGTGTTGTACAAATAAATTAATTTTTTTTACGTTATATAAACTTCATTAGCACGATTGTTGATGAAGTTTTTTTATACTATGAACATAAAACTACTTTTTACATTTCTCTTCCTAGGATTTATTTCAGCCATTGCCCAAACCAAAGTAAGCGGTTATGTTTTTGATGAGTTTAACGAGCCCATATCGTTTGCCAATGTTATATTTAAAGGTTCTTCAGAAGGCACGATTACCGACGAAAACGGAAAATTCTATTTAGAATCCAACGAAACTTGGAGCGCCTTATCCGTGTCTTTTATTGGCTATGAAACATTAATTGTTCCTTTGGATAAAAAAGTAAACTACAATTTAAAATTCACTTTAAAAGAGGAAACGGCACAACTCGATGCGGTGGTTATTGTGTCTGGAAAACAATCAAAAAAGAATAATCCGGCTATCGATTTGCTGCGTAAAATTTGGGAACACAAACGCAAAAACGGATTACATCTTTACAAACAATACGAATACGATAAGTACGAAAAAGTAGAATTCGACATCAATACCATCGATAGTGCGCTAATTAAAAGTAAGCTTTTTAGAGGTATGGAATTTGTGTTTAACGAAGTAGATACCTCGCGCGTTACGGGTAAAACCTATTTGCCCATGTTTATTAACGAAGCCGTTTCCAGGGTTTATGGCGATAATGTAATCAATAAGGAAAAAGAGGTTTTAAAAGGCAATAAAAACTCGGGATTTAGTGATAATCAAGTGGTAATCGATTTTGTTGACGATTTGTATTCCGATTATAATGTGTACGATAATTACCTGAAATTTTTCGATAAAAGCTTCGTAAGTCCACTTTCAAAAACAGGCATCAATACTTATAATTACGTGTTGTCCGACAGTGCCTTTATCGACAATAAATGGTGCTACAATATTATTTATTATCCGCGCCGTAAAAACGAACTCACCTTTAAAGGCGATTTTTGGGTGGCAGATTCCACCTATGCCATAAAGGAAATTAATTTACAAGCCTCAAAAAGCGCCAACATAAACTGGGTGAAGGATATTTATATCGAACAGGAATTTGAAGTGCTTAACGATTCGTTATTTCTTGTAAAACGCGATTATATGATGTCTGATTTCGCGTTAAACAAAAAAGAAAATTCGCGTGGTGTGTACGGCAAACGAACCACATTATTTAATAATTATGAATTCGATAAACCCTTAGATAAAAAGTTTTACGACCGAGAAGTTTACAATTACGACAAAGATGTTTACGATAGGGACGAGGCGTTTTGGGCTGAAAACCGTTTGGAAGATTTAAACAAAGACGAACAAGGCGTTTACAAAATGTTAGACACCTTAAAAACTGTTAAAAAGTTTAAAAGGCTTTATAATTTAGGCAGCATTTTATCGTCGGGTTATATTGAGTTTAACACCTTGCCGTTAGATTACGGGCCTATTTTTTCAACCTTTGGGTTTAATGAGGTGGAAGGTTTGCGATTGCGCACCGGCGGGCGAACCTATTTTGGCAGAAACGATTTGTGGCGTTTAGAAGGCTTTTTGGCTTATGGTTTTAGAGACGATAAATTTAAATACGGTATGTCGGGAAAATGGCTGTTAGACAAAAGAAGCCGATTGATAATTTCTGGCGGAAATCGGCGCGATGTCGAGCAAATAGGGGCTAGCCTTACCACAAGTACCGATGTTTTGGGGCGCAGTTTAGCTTCGTCGTCGGTTGTTGGAACCGGAGCGAACGACAAGTTAACAGCCATAAATTTAACCAGTTTAGCAGTGCAGCTTGAGCCTTGGCGCAATGTTATTTTCAGGCTCGGTGCAAATTACCGTACTTTGGAATCGGCATCACCAACCTTTAGTTTAGATTATGTTGATGACGAGGAGCCCACAGGTTTTTCATCCAAAATAATTCAATTTGAAACCTCGCTTTCGCTTTCCTATTTTCCCAAACGAAAAATGACAGGTTTTGGGGTTGAGCGACGAACTGCCAACGACGATTTTGCACGTATTTTTGCGCAAGTAAGTCGTGGCGATAAGAGCGTGCTCAATAGCGATTTTAGTTACACCAAATTGCAGCTGTCGTACATTCAGCCCTGGCAGTTGGGTGGTTTTGGTAGGTTGTACACCACTGTGGAAGCCGGTAAAACCTTTGGCGAAGTGCCACTTGGATTGTTAAGCGTTATCCCCGGAAACCAATCGTATTTTTCAATTTACAACACCTTTTCGCAGTTAGATTATTACGAGTTTGTGTCCGATACCTACGCATCCTTTCATTTCGAACACAATTTTAACGGCCGTTTATTTTCCAGAATTCCGTTTTTACGCAAATTGAATCTGCGTGAAATTGTGAGTGTTCGAGGCGTTTGGGGCGATATTTCGCAAGCGAATATCAACTTAAATACCACGGAGAATCCCAATAACATTCCGCTGGTGGCACCAAACGATAAACCCTATTACGAATACGGTTTAGGCGTTGGGAATATCTTTAAAATATTCAGGGTCGACTTTAATTTTAGAGGCAATTATAAAGATAAAGCGCTCTACCCCAATGCCCGAAAGTTTGGTGTAACCGGGACCTTTGGATTTCATTTTTAGGCAGGCTATTTGGGCGTTCCCCTCGTAAAAACTCCGGTCGCGCTTTCACTACTCAATCTTTTTGCTCGTGCCTCACAAAAAGGATTTCAAACAAACCGTTCAATCGCTAACGCACCTATTTGCTAGTTTATGTTTTATTTGGGACGTTGTTTTTGTTTTTGGAGAGGTTTGTTTGACGGTCTCGGCTATGAGTAGTTGCGTGGTATAGCACTTAACTTTGCAAGTACGCACCAAACTGAAAATCCGTAAGGATTTTCAGAAGTAGGCGAGAACAAGCAAT
Protein-coding regions in this window:
- a CDS encoding NupC/NupG family nucleoside CNT transporter produces the protein MKSFFLSLVAIIVLSTSSLIAQETDKTKLADTIENVSQTETILIDSTNINFSENKIADTSETTAVNETKSTIIESQGFSINSLWRGALGMVTLIFIAFLFSSNRKAIDWKIVGIGLAFQLLIAIGVLKVKFIKSIFEFIGGLFVEVLEFTRAGSKFLFEGLVVDMDTFGFIFAFQVLPTIIFFSALTSVLFYLGIIQKVVKAFGWLLSKLLKISGAESLSVAGNIFLGQTEAPLLIKAYLEKMNKSEMLLVMIGGMATVAGAVLAAYIGFLGGDDPVKRLFYAKHLLAASVMAAPGAIVISKILYPQTENVNTDVKVSQEKIGSNFLDAIANGTTEGLKLAVNVGAMLLVFVAFIAMFNGILGWVGDVTTLNGWIASNTSYQSLSLELILGYVFAPLMWLIGVAKEDMALMGQLLGIKLAASEFIGYIQLSGLKNVANATHLSYQKSIIMATYMLCGFANFASIGIQIGGIGSLAPGQRKTLSKFGMKALIGGTIASLISATIAGMIIG
- a CDS encoding bifunctional nuclease family protein, translating into MSLVRLNIKGISYSQTQNGAYALILNEVDGERKLPIVIGAFEAQSIAIALEKEIRPPRPLTHDLFKNFADRFDVVVKQVIIHKLVDGVFYSSLICERDKIEEIIDARTSDAIALALRFDAPIFTYKNILDKAGIYLKVNPKKEEEDELQDSILVDDLLANELEPNAPRENYKGKTLEELHKLLDEAVSNEDYEAAAHIRDEISKR
- a CDS encoding electron transfer flavoprotein subunit alpha/FixB family protein — encoded protein: MSVLVYTESEQGKFKKTAFEVASYAKAVATQLGTTVTAVAINANDASALGNYGVDKVLNVSNSQLDAFNAKTYADVLKQAAEKENAKVVIVSSSADSKYLAPLLAVGLNAGFASNVVDVPSSTSPFTVKRTAFTNKAFSMTTIDTDVKLVAVSNNAFGLVESSGNASAEDFSPTLPESGVTVQSVDKATDKVTIADAEIVVSGGRGLKGPENWGMIEELAEVLGAATACSKPVSDLGWRPHSEHVGQTGKPVAANLYIAIGISGAIQHLAGINASKVKVVINTDAEAPFFKAADYGVVGDAFEVVPQLIEKLKAFKAQQ
- a CDS encoding electron transfer flavoprotein subunit beta/FixA family protein, producing the protein MKILVCISHVPDTTSKINFTDDNSKFDTNGVQFVINPNDEFGLTRAMWFKEKQGASVDVVNVGGAETEPTLRKALAIGADSAIRVNTAALDGFQVAKQLAKVVQDGGYDLVIAGRESIDYNGGMVPGMLAGLTNANFVNNCINLEVDGTNATAVREIDGGKETVATTLPLVIGGQKGLVEESDLRIPNMRGIMMARKKPLTVVEPVDANAETSAVAFEKPTPKGAVTLVSPDNLDELVNLLHNEAKVI
- a CDS encoding pyruvate dehydrogenase complex E1 component subunit beta gives rise to the protein MKTIQFREAICEAMSEEMRRDESVYLMGEEVAEYNGAYKASKGMLDEFGAKRVIDTPIAELGFAGIAIGSTMTGNRPIVEYMTFNFSLVGIDQIINNAAKIRQMSGGQFKCPIVFRGPTASAGQLGATHSQAFENWFANTPGLKVIVPSNPYDAKGLLKAAIRDDDPVIFMESEQMYGDKGEVPEGEYVLPIGVADIKREGTDVTIVSFGKIIKEAYKAAEELEKEGISCEIIDLRTVRPMDRKAIVESVKKTNRLVILEEAWPFGNVATEITYLVQSEAFDYLDAPIVKINTADTPAPYSPVLLEEWLPDYTEVIKAVKKVLYK
- a CDS encoding DUF5686 family protein codes for the protein MNIKLLFTFLFLGFISAIAQTKVSGYVFDEFNEPISFANVIFKGSSEGTITDENGKFYLESNETWSALSVSFIGYETLIVPLDKKVNYNLKFTLKEETAQLDAVVIVSGKQSKKNNPAIDLLRKIWEHKRKNGLHLYKQYEYDKYEKVEFDINTIDSALIKSKLFRGMEFVFNEVDTSRVTGKTYLPMFINEAVSRVYGDNVINKEKEVLKGNKNSGFSDNQVVIDFVDDLYSDYNVYDNYLKFFDKSFVSPLSKTGINTYNYVLSDSAFIDNKWCYNIIYYPRRKNELTFKGDFWVADSTYAIKEINLQASKSANINWVKDIYIEQEFEVLNDSLFLVKRDYMMSDFALNKKENSRGVYGKRTTLFNNYEFDKPLDKKFYDREVYNYDKDVYDRDEAFWAENRLEDLNKDEQGVYKMLDTLKTVKKFKRLYNLGSILSSGYIEFNTLPLDYGPIFSTFGFNEVEGLRLRTGGRTYFGRNDLWRLEGFLAYGFRDDKFKYGMSGKWLLDKRSRLIISGGNRRDVEQIGASLTTSTDVLGRSLASSSVVGTGANDKLTAINLTSLAVQLEPWRNVIFRLGANYRTLESASPTFSLDYVDDEEPTGFSSKIIQFETSLSLSYFPKRKMTGFGVERRTANDDFARIFAQVSRGDKSVLNSDFSYTKLQLSYIQPWQLGGFGRLYTTVEAGKTFGEVPLGLLSVIPGNQSYFSIYNTFSQLDYYEFVSDTYASFHFEHNFNGRLFSRIPFLRKLNLREIVSVRGVWGDISQANINLNTTENPNNIPLVAPNDKPYYEYGLGVGNIFKIFRVDFNFRGNYKDKALYPNARKFGVTGTFGFHF